Within the Pan troglodytes isolate AG18354 chromosome 2, NHGRI_mPanTro3-v2.0_pri, whole genome shotgun sequence genome, the region GAGCAGTATCTCCACAGTCTGCTGAGCTGACAGTTGGCACATTGGTCTCCTCCCATCTGCCCACCGCACTCTCCTGTTTGTCCTGAGGATGAGGAAACAAAACAAGGCTCCTGACTGTCCCTCACCACTCACTGAACTGCTTTTCCTCTCTGCTGGGCTATGACCATGGAGAACAGGTCCACTATCCTCCCTGCGTGGTGCACGTTGGAGGCTCAGACTCCATCCTCAAGGCTGGCCAGAAGACAGGGTGAGACATGAGCCTCCTGATACAGGTGACAGGTGTGGAGCCCACAGCACTGGaacctcacactgcagggctgGAGGCACAGACTGAGTATTTACTATTCTATGGCCTGGGGGGCTCAAGGCACAGAGCTCCTCATTAGCCAAAGTCGCCCAAGTTCCCCAACCTCTAAGGATTTCCTCATAATAatgcaagaagaagaagagaaaagtgagTGTCCACAGAAGCTTTGGGGCTCTTCCTCTAATCAGGAGGAAGCTCGTGTGTACTATtcgcttctttcttttcttttgaaagatcCAACTGCTTTAATTTTCACCTTTTATTATGCGAAAATATACCacctataaatatgaaaaatgataaatatatattatttcatatggAATGGCCAGTGTAAACATTAACGATTTCCACTCTTTTTCAGTTTACAGTTTAAtcacattaagtacattcacattgtttagCAACCATCACCGCCATCATCTCCAGAacagttttatctttcaaaatggaaattgcACCCATTGACCAAactctccattcctctctctcGCCCACCCCTGGGGACCACCATTTTATTTTGCAAGTCTATGAGTTTAACTACTCTAGACCCTTGATCTCAGTGGAATCATaccgtgtttaatttttttttttgtttttgttttggagacagagtctttctctgtcgcccaggctggagtgcaggggcgtggtctcggctcactgcaacctccacatcatggattcaagccattcttgtgtctcagtctccggagtagctgggattataggcgtgcgccaccacgcccagctaatttttgtatttttaatagagacgagttttcaccatattggccaggctggtctacaactcctgaccttaagtgatccgtctgcctcagccttccaaagtgctggggttacaggtgcgagccactgaaCCTGGTCGTCTCTATCcttttgggatttatttatttcactgacgattatgtcttcaagattcatccatgttgcagcctGTGTCAGAAGTGCCTGTctgggttttttgggtttttttttttttttttttggttttgtttagttTGTGTTTgcatggagtctcattctgtcgcacaggctggagtacagtggcacaatctgggctcactgcaacctctgcctcccgggttcaagcggttcttgtgcctcagcctcctgagtagctgggactataggcacacaccaccatgctcgtctaatgttttgcattttcattagagacagggtttcaccaagatggccaggctggtcttgaattcctgacctcaggtgatccgcccacctcagtcttccaagatgctgggattacaggcgtaagccaccgcaccagccAGAAGTGCCTGCCTTTTGAAGGCTGAAGAgtcttccattgtatgaatgaaCTGCAGTGtgctttttcattcatctgtccatgaaccattgggttgcttccacattttggctgttgtgaataatgctgctatgaatatgggtgtacaaatatctcttccacTCCTGGCTTCTAATTCTTTTTGGTAGGTACCCACAAGTGCAACTGTGGGAACATCTGAtaattctgtttctaatttttccagtACACGCCATACTATTTTTCCTGTTCCTTCATggttttacattccctccaatcATGTTCAAGCATTCCTACTTCCCTCTAGTTTCACCAATTCTTGTTTGTTTATTACATCCATCCTAATGTGTAGTATCACATTCTTGGTTTGATTTGTGCTTCCCTATGATGAGTGATATTGGACATCATTTtagatgcttattggccattgctATATCTTCTTTAGGGACTCGTCTACTCAAGTCTTCAGACCATTGTTAATGGGATGCTCTGGGTTTCTTGTTGTTTAGTTCTATCTGTTCTTTCTCTATGATGGATATCAGCCTCTTTCCAGACATacgatttgcaaatacttttcctCATCCATGGGTTATGTTTTCACTCAGTTCACGGTGttttttgatgcacaaaagtgtCTGTCATTTAGAtgtaatccaaggaatctaatttttttttgttgcctatgcttttggtgtcatataccAGTAAGCATTGCCCTATCTGATGTCATGGAAATGtggccaatgttttcttttaggcaTATTATACTTTTAGCAGTTGGGGTTAGGGCTTTGATCCGGTTTGTGTTAAGTTTTGTACCTGGTATGACATAGGGTCcaccttcattcttctgcatgtggaaatcaagtttccccaacaccatttcttgaaaaggcTGCTTTTCCACCAATGAACTTTCTTAGCACTCatgttaaaaatcatttgaactcaTAGGTGAGAAGTTATTTCTgggctcaaaaacaaacagacaacagATAAGGATATagcatgggctgggcgtggttgctcctgcctgtaatcccagcagtttgggaggctgaggcgggcagatcacctgaggccaggagttcaagaccagcctgaccaacagggagaaacccccgtctctactacaaatacagcattagctgggcgtgctggggcatgcctgtaatcccagctgcctgggaggtggagacaggagaattgcttgaacccaggaggcagaggttgtggtgagccaagatggcaccattacactccagcctgggcaacaagagtgaaactgcatctcaaaacagaaaaccaaaaccaaaaaaaaccagcATGATTTCAAGAGCAAAAAGAGAATAGCTTAGAAACCAGCATAATGAGAAAGGTAGGAAGCTTCTTACCAAAGCATCTGGAAATATGCAAGAAATTCTTGTGTGCTAAAATTTTCATACTGTGCTGTCAAACACTAGAACTCACTTATTCCATCTTTCTGTGTTTTGGGACCCAGTTATCcacttctcttccttccccatcccacccctTTTCTTCCTAGCGTCTGCTAACCACCTTTATACTTTCCACCTTCCTGAGATTCCttttgtgtgtaggtgtgtgatggagtctctttctgttgcccaggttggagtatacaGGCACAATCCGGGCTCACTTggacctccatctcccaagttcaagcagttcttgggcctcagccctccaagtagctgagactacaggcacgcatcaccaggcccggctaatttcttgtgttttcagtagatacggggtttcaccatgttggccaggcttgtcttgaactcctggacacaagtgatCCGTGCAACTTGGCCTCctaagatgctgggattacaggcctgagccaatccacctggccaagattttctttcttgttcctgcatataagtgaggacatgtaagatttgtcattctgtgcctggcttatttcacttaacacacaGACCTGCAATCTCATACATTTGGTCTGCAGTGGAgaggattttattcctttttaggcTGAATACTActtcattgtgtgtgtataccacagtttcttaattgaacaaatttctaaaaagcaaatattttttaaaagtctcagaATGTGAAACTTTAGGGATACTCtgcccattttattcttttctatttcccatctTATGTATATGCAAGTGTATAACAAAGCAGCAATCAGTGTGTGTATAAATCTATCacttcaacaaatgtaaaatgaaaatgctaagtgatggctgggcgcggtcgctcacgcctgtaatcccagcactttgggaggttgaaactggcggatcatctgaggtcaggagttcaagaccagcctgaccaatatggagaaacagtgtctctactaaaaatacaaaacaaaacaaaacaaaacaaaacaaaaatcagctgggcatggtagcgcatgcctgtaatcccagctacttggaaggctgagacaggagaatcgcttgaatacgggaggcagagatggcagtgagccgagatcgtgccattgcactccagcctgggcaacaagagtgaaactcggtctcaaaaaaaaaaaaaaagaaataaaaaagaaaatgctaaatggTAAGAAAAAACAGCATAATAAAAATTTGTATGGTGTTGATGGACAATTCATTGgaagataatatttgaagaaatcatattGCAATTAACTTCTGTTCTTACTCATTGGAACTTGATGCCTCTAAAAACATTGGAACCACCtctggtgctttaaaaaaaaaaaaaaagccacataccCACACAGGCCCAAGTAAATCAGAATCTCAGCTAATGAGACCCAGGACTCATCATTTGTAAGCTCACCAGGTGATTTGACTCAAAGCCAAGATTGAGGATGGGTGACATGGATCTCTACACATAACCTGCCTAAACAGATTCTCTAGAagcagtttataaagaaattccACATGAACTCTGGAAGAGGATATGAATTTGATGTACAGtatgtcctcacttaacatctttGAAAGTCTCTTGGAATCTTCACCTTTAAGCAAAGTTATGGATACTGAAACCACTTATTCCTCATCAACATTATAACTAGACAACTTTGAACGCACCAATGGTGTTGGAGGACCAGCTGTACATTGTTTCCATAAAGTCAGTTTTCAGGGAATTCCAAAGTGAAGTGAGGACATCGTGTATATAAGTGATGGTTGTGATTCCACCTAGATGACAGGCTTATTGCTCAGAAACTAAAGGAGGCCGCCTAGGTATAGAGGACTCAGTCATGAGGTTTCTGCTAAACAAAGGATCCCAGAATACTCACCCATTCCAGTTAAAGGCATAACGAAGAAAGCAATATTCACATAGCAAATGTGGAAAGGAATAAAAGCCATcaagcaacaaaaaaaaatgtgactaaGGGGCAGGATTTGCAGATGTAGGGATTTAATGTGGTTGCCCTTCCTTACAGACACAAGAAAAAGGATGGAAGAGATCATGAGATTCAACTGTTGTGCTGCGCAGCCTCCACGGGGCACTTTGAATgtccctgtttctcaggctgcAGATGAAAGGGTTCAGCATGGGGGTGACCACAGCGTACATCACTGAAGCCACCACACCATTGCTGGGAGGTGGTGACACAGCTGAAGTCAGGTACATGCCAATGCCTGTTCCgtaaaataagcaaacaactgCCAGGTGAGAGCCACAGGTGGAGAAGCCTTTATACTTCCCATCTGATGGTGACATCCTTAGAATGGAGGGGACGATTTTACAGTAAGACAAAAGGATccctgaaatgggaagaaaaccaaacataATACTATCTAAATATATGAATATGCTATTGATGACGCCGTCAGAACAGGCAAGGTTGAGAAGCTGAGATGGCTCACAGACAAAATTAGAGATTTCCACATTCTTGAAGAAGGTGAATTGTAACACAATCCAACTGTGCAGCTGGGAATCCAACAGGCTAaggaaaaaggacaccaaaactAAGAAGACACAGTGGTGAGGATTCACGATGACTGGGTAGTGCAGGGGGTGACAGATGGCCAAAAATTGGTCATAGGCCATCACAGTCAGGAGCATGTCTTCTATACATGCAAAAAGGACCAAGAAAGACATCTGTGTCAGGCAGCCCGCATAAGAGATGACTCTGCTATGCGACTGCATGTCCACAATCATCTTGGGAACCGTGGCCGAGGTGAAACCGATGTCAATCCAGCGCAGGTTGGAGAGGACGAAGTACATGGAGGTGTGGAGGTGGGAGTCAAAGCTGACAGCCAGGATGATGAGCAGGTTCCTCAGCACCATGACCGGGTACATGGACAGGGACAGCCCAGCGAGGACGGGCTGCAGTTCTGGATCCTCTGAGATTCCCAGGAGGAGGAATTCTCAGACACCTGTGAGATTCCGTGGCTCTGTGTGACTTGGACGCCTTGAGAAGAAAAGaggattggaaaaataaaagataaaaaccagcGCTTAATGCTGTGTGTATATTTTGGATGCAAGCAATTCACAAGAAACATTTTCAAACTTGAGGGCCATACACCATCAGCAATATTTCTCAGTTGTGACAAACCCAAAAATCTCAGAATTATTACATGATTTACCTTTTTGCTCTTCAACTCTTTCTGTACATACTACTTTAGAGAAAATCCACTGAAGAATGTTAGAAGACCAAAACATAACATATAACAAATCCATGATCTCAGTAAAACATGGCCTACtcttttcagagaaaataaaatgcaataaacaTATTCTTCTCTCTTCAAGAAAAAGATCTCAAtctaattgaaagaaattaagaagcagTGGAATACACTCTATTTCATTCTGACACGATGCTACAAATTCCTTTGATGTAGAATATTTAAAAGGA harbors:
- the LOC107970484 gene encoding olfactory receptor 7E24-like, with amino-acid sequence MYPVMVLRNLLIILAVSFDSHLHTSMYFVLSNLRWIDIGFTSATVPKMIVDMQSHSRVISYAGCLTQMSFLVLFACIEDMLLTVMAYDQFLAICHPLHYPVIVNPHHCVFLVLVSFFLSLLDSQLHSWIVLQFTFFKNVEISNFVCEPSQLLNLACSDGVINSIFIYLDSIMFGFLPISGILLSYCKIVPSILRMSPSDGKYKGFSTCGSHLAVVCLFYGTGIGMYLTSAVSPPPSNGVVASVMYAVVTPMLNPFICSLRNRDIQSAPWRLRSTTVESHDLFHPFSCVCKEGQPH